One segment of Stomatobaculum sp. F0698 DNA contains the following:
- a CDS encoding VanW family protein yields MIIGAAGAVLAVSLSVFGISRMVQARGGKHNQTTAASETELAEKLKGSCFINDIDISGMTKEAAREAVLAKYRWNLRVAENAPAETVESTSAESTAAVGTATAAVTSAETTAAEISGETYAVSDLLKLRLEKLLAEIYGETASNENERRFYLDAEGLDAEIVTEAEAIAKKWNRSAKSSEIKSFDKTTNVFEYSDAVEGRKVDETAMADAIKAAMNNQRYDAVLPLKAETTAPAMTAAEAKEKYKVIASFTTTATDNADRNNNLKLACEALDGKILKVGEEFSFNHTTGNRTLERGYKPAGAYQNGKVVLEPGGGVCQVSTTLYNTVVKAGIMPTERHAHTFAPTYVTPGEDAAVSYDGYDGPDMKFVNTTKYSMAVRAKFDPKAKTVTVSLVGIPVLDEGVTISMVSKKLEEMDNGGVEYVEDTTLKPGVEKKIADGSIGSRWVTNIVTKKNGEVTSDEFFHNSSYKGHSKKIARNTSGVVTATQAANAMTITENTETAAGQATVSPTEAVNPGKAAESAAAKVESKSSKSSETTASTKSSKSGESKSSATETTVEKGPGVNLHDGPTMAEETVSAAPEN; encoded by the coding sequence ATGATCATCGGAGCGGCGGGAGCGGTACTTGCCGTTTCGCTTTCGGTTTTCGGCATCTCCCGCATGGTGCAGGCGAGAGGCGGAAAGCATAATCAGACTACTGCGGCAAGCGAAACGGAACTTGCCGAAAAGTTAAAGGGCAGTTGTTTTATCAATGACATTGACATTTCGGGGATGACAAAGGAGGCGGCGAGAGAAGCCGTGCTCGCGAAGTATCGCTGGAATCTTCGTGTCGCGGAAAATGCACCGGCCGAGACTGTCGAGAGCACAAGCGCGGAAAGCACGGCAGCGGTAGGCACCGCAACTGCGGCGGTTACGAGCGCAGAGACAACGGCAGCGGAGATTTCGGGCGAGACGTATGCGGTCTCGGATTTACTCAAACTGAGACTGGAAAAACTCCTTGCGGAGATTTACGGCGAGACCGCTTCGAATGAGAATGAGCGGCGCTTTTATCTGGATGCCGAAGGACTGGATGCGGAGATTGTGACCGAGGCAGAGGCAATTGCCAAGAAATGGAACAGAAGCGCGAAGAGTTCGGAAATCAAAAGCTTCGACAAGACGACCAATGTCTTTGAGTACAGCGACGCTGTCGAAGGGCGCAAGGTGGATGAAACAGCCATGGCGGATGCCATTAAGGCCGCTATGAACAATCAGCGTTACGATGCGGTACTGCCGCTCAAGGCCGAGACAACCGCGCCTGCCATGACGGCGGCAGAGGCGAAGGAAAAGTACAAGGTGATTGCGAGTTTCACGACGACCGCGACCGACAACGCGGATCGCAACAACAACCTTAAGCTTGCCTGCGAAGCACTTGACGGTAAGATTTTAAAGGTCGGCGAGGAGTTCTCGTTTAATCACACGACAGGTAACCGCACCTTGGAGCGCGGCTACAAGCCTGCCGGTGCTTATCAGAACGGCAAGGTTGTGTTGGAGCCGGGCGGCGGTGTCTGCCAGGTTTCGACCACGCTGTACAACACGGTTGTGAAGGCGGGCATCATGCCGACCGAGCGCCATGCGCATACCTTTGCACCGACCTATGTGACGCCGGGCGAGGATGCGGCGGTCAGCTACGACGGCTACGACGGCCCGGATATGAAGTTTGTCAACACGACCAAGTATTCGATGGCGGTACGCGCGAAGTTTGACCCCAAGGCAAAGACGGTCACGGTTTCGCTGGTCGGTATCCCGGTTTTGGATGAGGGCGTCACCATCTCCATGGTTTCAAAGAAATTAGAGGAAATGGATAACGGCGGCGTGGAATATGTCGAGGACACGACCTTGAAGCCGGGGGTTGAGAAGAAGATTGCGGACGGCAGCATCGGCAGCCGTTGGGTTACAAACATTGTGACCAAGAAGAACGGCGAGGTCACCTCGGATGAATTCTTCCATAATTCGAGCTACAAGGGACATTCGAAGAAGATTGCCCGCAACACGAGCGGTGTTGTGACCGCGACGCAGGCGGCAAACGCGATGACCATTACCGAGAACACCGAGACAGCTGCGGGACAGGCTACCGTTTCGCCGACCGAGGCGGTCAACCCGGGTAAGGCGGCGGAGAGCGCGGCAGCGAAGGTCGAGTCGAAGAGCTCTAAGAGCAGCGAGACCACAGCAAGCACCAAGAGTTCCAAGAGCGGCGAGAGCAAATCCTCAGCGACGGAAACCACGGTTGAAAAGGGGCCGGGCGTCAACCTGCATGACGGTCCGACCATGGCGGAAGAGACGGTTTCCGCGGCTCCCGAGAACTGA